The DNA region CCATTTCGTTTTGCCTTGTAGGAGAGGAATGTACGGAACATCCCCCAACCTGCATCGTGGATGGATTTTGCTAGGTGACGGTTACGTACCATATTTTTGATTTTTAGGTCTTCTATACAAATTACACCATAGCTGTTGGTTAATCGGAAGCTTAGTTTGTGCAAGAAATCCTTACGTTGATTCGCTATCTTCGTATGAATTTGTTGTAATTTGTCTACTTGCTTGCACCAGTTCTTCGAACCTTTTTTCATTTTTGAATGTTTACGTTGCGCACGTTTTAATTTACGCTCTTCTTTGCGTAAAAACGTAGGATTCTGAACTTCTTCTCCATTAGATAGAACCGCAAATTTTTTGATGCCTACATCAATACCAGTTGTTTTATTTGCATCACAAATAGAATCTTGGTTTACGTGTTTTTCAACACAAAAAGTCGCAAACCAACGGTTTCCTTGATGTTTTATGACAACTTGTTTAACGCGGCCATCTAATTTACGGTGCCATTTGATATCAATGACCCCTAATTTCGAGATAAGAAGTTTACCGCCTTTTGTGAGAGAACACATACGACGGCTTGTCCCCAAGGAACCATCCTTCTTTTTATATTTGAACATACCAAATTGAGTAAGAGTAATAGAACGATATTCTTTAAAACTTTTCATTTTTGGATAGCCAGCATCCTTTTTAAAGAACTTTTTATAGGCTTTTTCCAAGCGCGCAAACACTTCCTGAAAAGGTTGCGAAGGAACCTCTTTTAAGAAATGATATATCTTTTTATCAAGTTTTTGCTGATTTTGTAATTCATACCGTGTTAAGTCTTTTTTGTTTTGTTTATAATATCGTTGTTTATCTAGCAAAGCGGAGTTATATTGCTGACGACAAATGGAAATCCATCTCTCTAGTGTATGTTGTTGTTCTATTGTAGGATAGATTTCAAACCTGTAGTTCAATTTCATTATGTCGTCACCTCCGAATGTTTGTTCTAATAACTCTATTATAAACAAATTTTACGATGCTTTACCACTCAGAAGTACTTTTGTTAGGTCGGGCCATTCATCTCCCACCTACGCTGCGCTTAGAGGAAGGAGAATTCTGGCTGAAGTTCGTTAAAATTAAGAGGTTCTTTTTTGATGTTGATTATTTTTGTTCTAAAATACGTTCAACCTCATCTATTCCTAATTTACTGGCTTTAGCAATCGTTTCAAGTGGTACACCAAGTTCATGCATACCTTTAATCATCTGTATTTTTCCTTGCTGAACCCCTTCTTGAATTCCTTCTTTTTTCCCCTCATTACGAGCATGAGCAAATTTTGCAGCCTCATCCATTAAGGCCTTTTCTCTTGCTTCATATGCTTGACGGAAAGAAGAATCTTGACTCATACGTTCCCACTTATTCATTGCTTTTTGTAAAATCGGATCTTGGTTCATGGCAATGTCCTCCAATGTTTGTGTGAGATACTCATCTTCATTCGCTGGTAATAATAATAACCAACGAACAAACGAATCTTCCCACGGATTAACTTTCTCTTCGCGCCATTGCTGTAGTAACTTTGGAATCTCTACAATATGAACTTCTATATCGTCACTTAATAACTTTTGTTGTTGCTGATTCCAAAGGATTCCTGTTGTATGAAATGATTCATATTCTGGAAACATCACAAAGTTTAACAAGTTTATGGTAATTGTTTTGTGAAGTGAGCTATAAGGCATTCCTTTTTGCAATTGAGAGGTGTATAACCTTCCCCAATAATATAAGCTTCGTTTGATCATATCGTGATTGTTATTCAATTGTATTTCTACATTTACCTTTGTTCCTGTATTTAATGTAGCCAAAATATCTAAAATTGATAATTTATCTTCTTCATATTCTCGATGCAAATGTGGATCTTCTAATTGTAGGGCAACAATAGGTGATTCTAAAGAATCTTTTAATATGGCATTTAAAAAGGCAACTAAAATATCTTCATTCCCATTTGTGCCAAATAACTGCTTAAAGGCAAAATCGATACGTAAATTTACTAATGAATTGGACATGGTTTTCCTCTTCCTGTTTCAGACTATATCTTTACCTTTATTGTACAAAAAACTAAAGTTAATATGCAAACAATCCTCTATGACTTATATAGGGATATAAGTCTTTCTCTTAAAGGAATATATTCGGAACAGAGGGATTAAGTGGAAAGAAATAAAGGTACACTTAAAAGATTTAATTTTCTGATAATAAGTATTTACAAAAATATTTATTTGAATTAAAATACGAACTACAAAGATTCGACATTATACGACAATGCGATATTATTTTTCAGAATATTAAAACAACTATAAGTGAGGTATCTATATGAATCTATTTCGAAAAAAATCTATTTCAGCATTATTAGCACAGTCAGAACAAAAAGGAGCATCTTTAAAAAAAGAACTCGGTGCATTTGATCTTACTATGCTCGGGGTCGGCGCTATCATCGGAACTGGGATTTTCGTTCTTACCGGTGTTGCCGCAGCAGAACACGCAGGACCCGCACTTGTTTTGTCGTTTATTTTATCCGGTTTAGCCTGTGTATTTGCAGCCTTATGTTATTCTGAATTTGCATCAACTGTACCGGTATCCGGTAGTGCGTACACTTATAGCTATGCAACATTTGGAGAATTAATCGCTTGGATTTTAGGTTGGGATTTAATTTTAGAATATGGATTAGCTTCCTCAGCTGTTGCATCTGGTTGGTCAGGGTATTTAC from Bacillus mycoides includes:
- a CDS encoding RNA-guided endonuclease InsQ/TnpB family protein — translated: MKLNYRFEIYPTIEQQHTLERWISICRQQYNSALLDKQRYYKQNKKDLTRYELQNQQKLDKKIYHFLKEVPSQPFQEVFARLEKAYKKFFKKDAGYPKMKSFKEYRSITLTQFGMFKYKKKDGSLGTSRRMCSLTKGGKLLISKLGVIDIKWHRKLDGRVKQVVIKHQGNRWFATFCVEKHVNQDSICDANKTTGIDVGIKKFAVLSNGEEVQNPTFLRKEERKLKRAQRKHSKMKKGSKNWCKQVDKLQQIHTKIANQRKDFLHKLSFRLTNSYGVICIEDLKIKNMVRNRHLAKSIHDAGWGMFRTFLSYKAKRNGGCLVMVKPHYTSQKCSNCGETVKKSLSVRTHVCKQCGTVLDRDHNAAINIEKAGLTQIAYQPTY
- a CDS encoding Rpn family recombination-promoting nuclease/putative transposase: MSNSLVNLRIDFAFKQLFGTNGNEDILVAFLNAILKDSLESPIVALQLEDPHLHREYEEDKLSILDILATLNTGTKVNVEIQLNNNHDMIKRSLYYWGRLYTSQLQKGMPYSSLHKTITINLLNFVMFPEYESFHTTGILWNQQQQKLLSDDIEVHIVEIPKLLQQWREEKVNPWEDSFVRWLLLLPANEDEYLTQTLEDIAMNQDPILQKAMNKWERMSQDSSFRQAYEAREKALMDEAAKFAHARNEGKKEGIQEGVQQGKIQMIKGMHELGVPLETIAKASKLGIDEVERILEQK